The region GCCTCGAGCAGTTCCACGAGGAACTAATCAAGATTACCAGGACAAAGAATGCAATGGGCAGGTGGGAGCAGTGTTCGTCTTTGAACCAGTGGATAGGGATCGAAGGGAAAGGGaatggaaaggagaaggcccCTGAGGCAGTAATGCTTTTCGTGAATTTCACTTATATGTACTACCAGTGCGTCTCCCTCACACTTTTTACCGGAGTCTAAGGACAGCTGGTTAACGAATAAATGTTATAGGACTGCCCGGATTGACCTAGCCCACTACGAAGCGCTGCTGCTCGAGAACCACCCTCTGTTCAGCGGCAAAAACTACTTCAACCATCTCTTCTCAGCAGGCAATACTCTACGAGACGCAATGGCAAAGCTAACCGCCATAATGGAATATTTTGGACGAGAGGGACGCGCGCAGAATCTACCTCTGAGTGTGTAAGTCTTTCACCACCCCTTCCGCACTCCTTGACAGTTGTGCGCCAACTAAGATGTTCATAGGCTCGCCTACGTAGCGATGCCTCTTGTCCTCACGGCAATCGACCTCAAGCTCTCTCCGACGTCGGCAGAAATGGTGCGTCGCCGGAGACGACTCGATGCACTCGGTGAGATCGTTCGGCATTCAGGGCGCGTTTACGATGTCACCGACTTTGTGACCGCGGGAACGAATCATATTTTACGTCTGGCTTATATTACCTCACAGCATCTTTTCCTGCGGTGGGACGAGAATGGTGGCCAACAGACCCGTATGCCCGAGAGAAGCGGGTCAACTGCCAGCTCTAACTCTGCTTCCAGCTCGAGTCCCAGTTCTAGCCCCAGCCCTCCACAAGACCTCTCAccctcggcctcggcctcggctGGCTTGGAGGTGGATAAGTCGTCTTACACGGGAATGGGGTGCGGAAGGGCAAACACATGGCACGAAGCATTCCTTCGGTTTCCCCGCGCATACCTTCTTATATCGACAAGTGTGGATTATAGTCTTGCAGTCGGCCGCTTGCCATACGATAATGCGCTGCCGGAGCTGGTGAGGTGTATCCCGCCGATTGGAATGGCGATTAGGCTTCCTTGGACGATCGAGGGTGCTACCCCGCGGATAAAAATGCCGATGGAGATGAACAATACAAGGAGAGATAGTTCGCCGTATCTCCAGGCTGGGACGCCAGGAAGTGCATTTGGCTTAAGGGCAGAGCGGGGCAACGATTATGATCACGATGTCCGGACTCTGCCAGATGATGTTTCGGTCCAGACGAACATGAACACCAGCACGAACATCAACATGAAAATGCCGGCACAGGCGACTGGGACggatttttcttttcctcttctcacAAGCTCGCGTCAACCTACCGAGAACTTTCAGCCCCAGCCCGAGCAAGATCAGATCAATCTCGACTACCTCTACATCGAGCCAGACGCCAACGCACAAGCCATTAACCAGGGAGTGACAGATTTTGACAGAATCAACCTCCAACACCTAGCACAGGGATTTGACCCGTTGATATCGTCGTGGGTGCACGATTACTTTGGGGAGTCGGCCCCCCCTCCGGTGGTTAGCCCTGGGATGGATCTTGATATGCAGGTGGATGGGTTGGGCCTGGCGTAATCTGTTGTACCGGGCAAAGCAGAACAATGCCTGGTAGACTGTACAAGCATTCTAGGTACCTATAATTATTACGTTCCTAGTGATTTATGAAAACGATGGCTGTTATGTATGCAGCATGATGCAAGTTAGGGTTAGCTCCATTTGTTAGGAACCGCCTGTGACTATTCCTACGGTCCCAAGAGAAGACTGACTATCACATGTTTTTGCTTTCGGTTCACATATACAAGGGGCACTGATTGAGAGTACCTAATTAAATAATATAGCCCGCCCAATCATATCTTTATCCATAGACCAAACCTCAGAATGGCCGAGTCAGAACCGCACGGGCACCCGCATTCCCCGCACGGCTGCGGCCTAGGAAGATCCTTCGCTGTCATATAATATAGATAGCTTACAATGTAATTCATGCTCCGTTATTTCGCGGCAGTTACAAGATCTATAAGCCCTTCGAGAAATGCGGCCCATATACCTTTTTCTCCCCGTAGGGCTTCCGATCCCCCGTGCCGTCCACTGTGATGCACAGCATGAACGTCCTGGAGCTGAGGAGGACATCGAGGCCCTTACAAACCTGAAGTATCTTGTTGACTTTACTTCTTCGTTGGCTTCCCTCCTCGCGGCCAAGAATGATGAATCACCATCTTCCGATCGTGCTCAGCTTGCAGTTAGTTTCGAGCAAGGGCTTGGAGAGCATGAGGAAGTTACGCGGCATATGAAGGATGATCCAGCCGTCACGGTTGACTGGCTCGTTTCCTTGGAATCTGGAAGTATGGATGGAAAATTGTCCAACAACATGGGAAATACGCCAACGCCAGTGCCCCTGGTGGACAGCGTGGCCTGCTCGGGCATGGATGCGGCTACGGCTACGAATGTGGATGCAAATGCCAACAATGCTCGAGATATCCTACAACAGTATGCAGTGCTTGCTGACGGGTTCAGATCGGGGGAATCCGACAGTGGTGAACGTGGACTTGCTCCTGCTCAAGATGATTCGGTTGTAGGGACAACGGGGACGAGAGCAGGATCCCCCCTGCTTAAAGAGTGTCTTCCCTCAGATTCAGTCCCACCCCCAGCCTCAAGCGTGAATATCCTGGATGGCCTTGAAGCATTGCAGCACCTCACATGGTTGGTGCAGCCCGGATCTGTGGACAGTACACGCTGTcgaccatcaacatcagAACGGCCGCTCTCTCAAGCCGGAAAGCAGTCAAGGTCGAAGTCAACTGGAAGTCCAACCACAAGGCAAAAGAATGCCCAGCCTCCGACTCAAGACATCCTCACACGTCTCGAAGCAATGCGGAGATTCAGCAGGCTTGCTCAGAAACTCTCCAAACTTTCCGAGGAATTTCGGTCACTCTCTCCTCTTGAACGAATCCACCACATGATTTCAGACCCCGAGGTCGCGCCCACAGTTCAGTGGATGTTTGATAATGCAGGAAAAGTTCTTACGCCGGAAGTCCTCTCCGCACTGAAGAATTTTATCCGCTCCAGTCCGCTGGTGCCGGATGAGTATCGCTCATTTGCACTCCTTGCAGCAGATTCGTTAAGCACTGTTTTGAACCCATCGCTTATATCGCATTATCGAAACTTCAAGACATTCTTCGAGCGACTGGGTGCTGACCTTGGCCCAGTGTTGGGTTCCGTATACCGCGGCTTGCACTGGCTCATGACTACCTTCCAACCAAGCTATATTCAGGCTCTGACTGATCGAGTCACATTATGGCGGAAGGCACTCACGTCCCCCGAAGTAGCCGAGTTCCTAATTGTCGTCAACGACCCGGTTACGCTGAATGGAATCTCCGCTTCAATGGGGAGCGCGAAGAAGGTGTTGACTGCCGAACGAGTCCGTCGACTGAGAACCATCTTTGACGAGCGGGGACTCTTCGATCTGAGCCGTGACGAATATAAGGCATTCGGCGATCTTCTAGGGACGAACATCAAGACGCAGTTTGCGACCGCGGAGGGCATTTCCGAGGCTGAGAGCTTTCTTGATGCGGTGCATTCCCTATTTAAGAGTCAGACTATAAACGCAGTAGCTGGTATCATGCAGAAGCGCTCTGTTCCTCTCACGGCAGGCCTTGCAGAAGATCTCCACTTTTTCTTCGATCAAGTCAGCTTGGC is a window of Aspergillus nidulans FGSC A4 chromosome VI DNA encoding:
- a CDS encoding Zn(II)2Cys6 transcription factor (transcript_id=CADANIAT00010438); protein product: MLRRTRRAPKACSWCHHRKVRCDASIRGCPCTRCRQDGRPECVLRGKMPRNFTGFIGQSNAGNNQDQDTINATNPHLERIRALALEADGVDRDLAFSSTSKSSSFPGHISFTDYPFLELRTLTTLDRADLAFLAAKGCLSVPVETLLDEFVRQYFLQVHPSSPVVDEAEFWHIYKNSQTAAGRGKKISLFVFQAVIFAGSPYVSIETIRQCGWSDKRAARNGLYARVKTLYDLHAEDRPYCLAQGAVILTLHTSASEPQISSLWLTRAIQNALIIGSGCRPGALEADAGSETEVVKASMKKRLWWSIILRDRSLCLGLRRRPQVTSFDMSMGVVTELPDEADFADEIVDSPVYSLEIKRMLLKVLQEQCRLAVLLSEMITFVFASHGIAAPSLSLEQFHEELIKITRTKNAMGRWEQCSSLNQWIGIEGKGNGKEKAPEAVMLFVNFTYMYYQTARIDLAHYEALLLENHPLFSGKNYFNHLFSAGNTLRDAMAKLTAIMEYFGREGRAQNLPLSVLAYVAMPLVLTAIDLKLSPTSAEMVRRRRRLDALGEIVRHSGRVYDVTDFVTAGTNHILRLAYITSQHLFLRWDENGGQQTRMPERSGSTASSNSASSSSPSSSPSPPQDLSPSASASAGLEVDKSSYTGMGCGRANTWHEAFLRFPRAYLLISTSVDYSLAVGRLPYDNALPELVRCIPPIGMAIRLPWTIEGATPRIKMPMEMNNTRRDSSPYLQAGTPGSAFGLRAERGNDYDHDVRTLPDDVSVQTNMNTSTNINMKMPAQATGTDFSFPLLTSSRQPTENFQPQPEQDQINLDYLYIEPDANAQAINQGVTDFDRINLQHLAQGFDPLISSWVHDYFGESAPPPVVSPGMDLDMQVDGLGLA
- a CDS encoding uncharacterized protein (transcript_id=CADANIAT00010439) — encoded protein: MRPIYLFLPVGLPIPRAVHCDAQHERPGAEEDIEALTNLKYLVDFTSSLASLLAAKNDESPSSDRAQLAVSFEQGLGEHEEVTRHMKDDPAVTVDWLVSLESGSMDGKLSNNMGNTPTPVPLVDSVACSGMDAATATNVDANANNARDILQQYAVLADGFRSGESDSGERGLAPAQDDSVVGTTGTRAGSPLLKECLPSDSVPPPASSVNILDGLEALQHLTWLVQPGSVDSTRCRPSTSERPLSQAGKQSRSKSTGSPTTRQKNAQPPTQDILTRLEAMRRFSRLAQKLSKLSEEFRSLSPLERIHHMISDPEVAPTVQWMFDNAGKVLTPEVLSALKNFIRSSPLVPDEYRSFALLAADSLSTVLNPSLISHYRNFKTFFERLGADLGPVLGSVYRGLHWLMTTFQPSYIQALTDRVTLWRKALTSPEVAEFLIVVNDPVTLNGISASMGSAKKVLTAERVRRLRTIFDERGLFDLSRDEYKAFGDLLGTNIKTQFATAEGISEAESFLDAVHSLFKSQTINAVAGIMQKRSVPLTAGLAEDLHFFFDQVSLAAVTVPGMLEVLRDFLDLIRPLLPPGTRDERLPARVWDMAGFIMEKVSLFQGSALEDLQSVLDAGIRLTHPERLEELRLVIADLQRSEPTSSYLISVNNGIARNASVGASPFEFTFGVFDIQLGPILGPIVADDEKISRLIQILNARLAPGEVEKTRETLQSLNSMPDDVRYDVLMNEMFNTWRDAFRPTPEDCAQLGNGYALYPAFGKRHSLFAALFCLALCANEAGRSAVEGGFISSFSPGSRSAQDSPSSGSELSAKAEIFVPGAGTGAGVGAGAQHRTLDESLCSTSTGSNHFSFVDIQDTIDLSPQARLAAIFPNEPFVSPHTPCHNSWTSIYIDPVHPRMGGGLLCTLPAITFYADPNSSSNSEVVLAQHAPILLALVKDILKNHNPRSRTMICVCTRQSYNLYEGRAVPTVLVTLDFEQDRCKAEAALPEILDLFHGTLGMVDVTVEIIDREFAEWMEGHLRRSIELNRCLEAFQESRARFVGELPDQGH